One Bubalus bubalis isolate 160015118507 breed Murrah chromosome 10, NDDB_SH_1, whole genome shotgun sequence genomic window carries:
- the LOC112587372 gene encoding UL16-binding protein 3-like isoform X2 — MDWKPDPGARLGFVALVLLVATRFCTARGGSPCAMSQRGTLCNTHSLSYNFTVDPHPSPGEPWCVVQGQIVGNFFLSCDCGGTKSQSTSPLGEEVKTTHTWETQTETLTDIGDFLKGRLPDITPEKHTARVESGPLTVQVKMTCQCEEDGHISGSWQFSFNGEMCLRFDSENGHWTEVHSGGRQMKEKWEKDKAVTDFFKNVSMGDCQTWLQDLTVCWEKMLKTSGDAAPRKPQQVLCQPQDSVFAWMPLFSFCTLYNQVIRPTNSEPAFQL, encoded by the exons ATGGACTGGAAGCCTGACCCCGGAGCGCGACTGGGTTTCGTGGCTCTGGTGCTACTCGTGGCTACCCGGTTCTGCACGGCGCGAGGCG GATCGCCCTGTGCTATGAGCCAGCGTGGTACTCTCTGCA ACACTCACTCTCTTTCCTACAACTTCACTGTCGATCCTCACCCGAGTCCTGGAGAGCCGTGGTGTGTGGTTCAAGGCCAGATCGTTgggaatttttttctctcctgtgacTGTGGTGGCACCAAGAGCCAATCCACAAGCCCATTGGGAGAGGAGGTGAAAACTACACACACTTGGGAAACACAGACAGAAACACTGACAGACATCGGGGACTTCCTCAAGGGGCGATTGCCTGACATTACACCGGAGAAACACACGGCCAGAG TGGAGTCAGGCCCTCTGACCGTGCAGGTCAAGATGACGTGCCAGTGTGAAGAGGATGGACACATCAGTGGATCTTGGCAATTCAGCTTCAATGGAGAAATGTGCCTCCGCTTTGATTCGGAAAATGGACACTGGACAGAGGTTCATTCTGGAGGAAGGCAGATGAAAGAGAAGTGGGAGAAGGACAAAGCTGTGACCGACTTCTTCAAGAACGTCTCCATGGGAGACTGTCAGACCTGGCTTCAGGATCTTACAGTGTGCTGGGAGAAAATGTTGAAGACCTCAG GTGATGCTGCTCCCAGGAAGCCCCAACAGGTGCTCTGTCAGCCTCAGGACTCAGTCTTTGCTTGGATGCCTTTGTTCTCCTTCTGTACACTTTACAATCAGGTGATCAGACCCACGAATTCGGAGCCTGCCTTCCAGTTATGA
- the LOC102409182 gene encoding UL16-binding protein 1 yields MDRKAGPGARLGFAAQVLLVAFRLCTAQGGSPCAISQRRTLCNAHSLCYNFTIDPHPSPGEPWCEVQGQVDGNVFLSYHCGGTKIQSTSPLGEEVKTTHTWETQTETLRDIGDFLKGQFPDIIPEKHTARDPLTLQGRMTCHCEENGHINGSWQFGFNGEMCVRFDSENGHWTIDHSGGRQIKEKWENDRAVTDFFKKVSMGDCRAWLQDFMVLWEKMLKTSASLTTGPPTVQSMATAIKSKPWILPVVLISFIMFS; encoded by the exons atggacaggaaggctggcCCCGGAGCGCGTCTTGGTTTCGCGGCTCAGGTGCTACTCGTGGCTTTCCGGTTGTGCACGGCGCAAGGCG GATCGCCCTGTGCTATCAGCCAGCGACGTACTCTCTGCA ACGCTCACTCTCTTTGCTACAATTTCACCATCGATCCTCACCCCAGTCCTGGAGAGCCGTGGTGTGAGGTTCAAGGCCAGGTCGATGGGAATGTTTTTCTCTCCTATCACTGTGGTGGCACCAAGATCCAATCCACAAGTCCATTGGGAGAGGAGGTGAAAACTACACACACTTGGGAAACACAGACAGAAACACTGAGAGACATCGGGGACTTCCTCAAGGGGCAATTTCCTGACATTATACCGGAGAAACACACGGCCAGAG ACCCTCTGACCCTGCAGGGCAGGATGACATGCCATTGTGAAGAGAATGGACACATCAATGGATCCTGGCAGTTCGGCTTCAATGGAGAAATGTGCGTCCGCTTTGATTCAGAGAATGGGCACTGGACAATAGATCATTCTGGAGGGAGACAGATTAAAGAGAAGTGGGAGAATGACAGAGCTGTGACCGACTTCTTCAAGAAGGTCTCCATGGGAGACTGTCGGGCCTGGCTTCAGGATTTTATGGTGCTCTGGGAGAAAATGTTGAAGACCTCAG CATCACTGACCACAGGCCCCCCGACAGTGCAGTCCATGGCCACAGCCATCAAGTCCAAACCCTGGATCCTCCCCGTGGTCCTCATCAGTTTCATCATGTTTTCCTAG
- the LOC112587372 gene encoding UL16-binding protein 3-like isoform X1: MDWKPDPGARLGFVALVLLVATRFCTARGGSPCAMSQRGTLCNTHSLSYNFTVDPHPSPGEPWCVVQGQIVGNFFLSCDCGGTKSQSTSPLGEEVKTTHTWETQTETLTDIGDFLKGRLPDITPEKHTARGPLTVQVKMTCQCEEDGHISGSWQFSFNGEMCLRFDSENGHWTEVHSGGRQMKEKWEKDKAVTDFFKNVSMGDCQTWLQDLTVCWEKMLKTSASPTTVRRTVQSTAPTSNHITKIILGVLAGFIIISIVAWIIHKNRRLCSQEAPTGALSASGLSLCLAAFDLLLFA, encoded by the exons ATGGACTGGAAGCCTGACCCCGGAGCGCGACTGGGTTTCGTGGCTCTGGTGCTACTCGTGGCTACCCGGTTCTGCACGGCGCGAGGCG GATCGCCCTGTGCTATGAGCCAGCGTGGTACTCTCTGCA ACACTCACTCTCTTTCCTACAACTTCACTGTCGATCCTCACCCGAGTCCTGGAGAGCCGTGGTGTGTGGTTCAAGGCCAGATCGTTgggaatttttttctctcctgtgacTGTGGTGGCACCAAGAGCCAATCCACAAGCCCATTGGGAGAGGAGGTGAAAACTACACACACTTGGGAAACACAGACAGAAACACTGACAGACATCGGGGACTTCCTCAAGGGGCGATTGCCTGACATTACACCGGAGAAACACACGGCCAGAG GCCCTCTGACCGTGCAGGTCAAGATGACGTGCCAGTGTGAAGAGGATGGACACATCAGTGGATCTTGGCAATTCAGCTTCAATGGAGAAATGTGCCTCCGCTTTGATTCGGAAAATGGACACTGGACAGAGGTTCATTCTGGAGGAAGGCAGATGAAAGAGAAGTGGGAGAAGGACAAAGCTGTGACCGACTTCTTCAAGAACGTCTCCATGGGAGACTGTCAGACCTGGCTTCAGGATCTTACAGTGTGCTGGGAGAAAATGTTGAAGACCTCAG CATCACCGACCACAGTCCGCCGTACAGTGCAGTCTACGGCCCCAACCAGCAATCACATAACCAAGATCATCCTTGGAGTTCTCGCCGGTTTCATCATAATAAGCATCGTAGCCTGGATCATTCACAAGAACAGG AGACTG TGCTCCCAGGAAGCCCCAACAGGTGCTCTGTCAGCCTCAGGACTCAGTCTTTGCTTGGCCGCCTTTGATCTCCTGCTGTTTGCATAG